A region from the Gemmatimonadota bacterium genome encodes:
- a CDS encoding efflux RND transporter periplasmic adaptor subunit → MNNEHSMDNRDGGYPMTIEVKRAAALSAGLLAALLVGCGGQAQAGANDGANETPGFQRIINVQVAALAASAFDEEIRLTGTVEANRDVQISAEEGGVIRQLLVEKGRRVSAAQPIAKIDDAVLAAQVEQARAQARLAQETWERRQRLYEQDKVGSELAYLESKYMAEQSAASLRALEERLARTMIRAPIAGILDDRMVEIGSMVSPGIPVARILQLDPVKVRAGVPERYALNVKRGDSVAVSFDALGGRSFSGTISYVGAAVDPGNRTFPVEFTVPNRDEAIKPEMVASVAIRSARVEDAIVVPQQALIRVEDGYVVFVAVDEGGETLARRREVQIGASQQNRVVVESGLQAGDRLIVVGQQQVAEGDRIRIVNGPQT, encoded by the coding sequence ATGAACAACGAGCACAGCATGGACAACCGAGACGGGGGCTACCCGATGACGATAGAGGTGAAGCGCGCCGCTGCGCTTTCTGCCGGCCTGTTGGCGGCGCTGCTGGTGGGGTGCGGTGGGCAGGCGCAAGCGGGCGCCAACGACGGCGCGAACGAGACGCCAGGATTCCAGCGCATCATCAACGTCCAGGTCGCAGCTCTGGCGGCTTCGGCGTTCGACGAGGAGATCCGTCTGACGGGCACCGTGGAGGCGAACCGCGACGTCCAGATCTCCGCAGAAGAGGGCGGAGTGATCCGCCAACTCCTGGTGGAGAAGGGGCGTCGGGTGTCGGCTGCTCAGCCGATCGCCAAGATCGATGACGCGGTGCTGGCGGCCCAGGTGGAGCAGGCGAGGGCCCAGGCCCGCCTGGCCCAGGAGACCTGGGAGCGACGCCAGCGCCTCTACGAGCAGGACAAGGTCGGGTCCGAGTTGGCCTACCTGGAGTCTAAGTACATGGCCGAGCAGTCCGCGGCCAGCCTGCGCGCGCTCGAAGAGCGCCTGGCCCGCACCATGATCCGGGCGCCGATCGCCGGGATCCTGGACGATCGTATGGTAGAGATCGGCAGTATGGTCTCACCGGGCATTCCGGTGGCGCGGATCCTCCAGCTCGATCCCGTCAAGGTGCGCGCCGGCGTTCCCGAACGCTACGCACTGAACGTGAAGCGAGGAGACTCGGTGGCCGTCAGCTTCGATGCCTTGGGAGGGCGCTCCTTCTCCGGGACCATCAGCTACGTGGGCGCGGCGGTGGACCCCGGCAACCGGACGTTCCCCGTGGAGTTCACGGTCCCGAACCGGGACGAGGCCATCAAGCCGGAGATGGTGGCGAGCGTCGCGATCCGCAGCGCCCGCGTCGAGGATGCGATCGTGGTGCCGCAGCAGGCCCTGATTCGGGTTGAAGACGGGTACGTGGTCTTCGTCGCCGTGGACGAAGGCGGCGAGACTCTCGCGCGCCGCCGAGAGGTCCAGATCGGAGCCTCGCAACAGAACCGGGTCGTCGTGGAATCCGGCCTTCAGGCCGGCGACCGCCTGATCGTGGTCGGCCAGCAGCAGGTGGCCGAGGGCGATCGCATCCGGATCGTCAACGGTCCGCAAACGTGA
- a CDS encoding efflux RND transporter permease subunit, with the protein MSQNGKGSQQRQPDTHKEFGLTSYAVEHRTSVFMLFLIVAIAGIMSYRSIPKESFPEIEIPMIAINTIYPGVSPADMETLVTRPLEEELNTISDIEDLTSTSVEGYSSIIAEFQTDVNLDDALAKVREKVDLAKADLPADAEEPSIIEFNFSEVPVMQVNLSGEYGLVRLKEIAEDLQDELEQLPLVLRADVRGGLEREVKVEVDLTKLQYYNLTFNDVVDAIRWENVNIPGGAIDVGDRKYLVRVDGEFDDPAQIADLVVTTVGGRPIYVRDVATVDFGFAERESFARLDGNPVVTLDVIKRSGVNIIETSESVREVIAEMEPGLPPTTVIKITSDMSQDIHEMVSSLENNIISGLILIVGVLLFFLGLRTSLFVAVSIPTSMLLSFLILKLVGVTMNMVVLFSLILALGMLVDNAIVVVENIYRYVTEGWDKKEAAKKATGEVAVPVIASTATTLAAFGPMMFWPGMTGEFMKFLPLTLIVTLSSSLFVALVIVPTLCAVYLRLDDEPRAPMTREARFTIVAALVLSGLVIAAMNPLTAVLLAATGVGLYLVHTRLLDSVGQWFQFTALPRIADRYESALRWSLDHRLRMLFSAAGVLVLSFVVFGMFNSGVEFFPEDIPPAQITVNMEAPVGTLAESTDEIAQRIERQLPGVAGLMDDVESIVTTTGSGGGGGNPMGGGPGGPNASRVTMSFVDFEERKHDGFELLATMQSELGRDVAGAEISVEAPQDGAPQSGPPVNVELIGEEPARLKELSDEVLRILRNAPVYPKLVALESDLDEARPELSLAVDREKAGLYGLTTFDVANAVRGAVQGIEAAKYRTGNDEYDIVVRLAPEYRDQLNSLDDLTIMADGKQVPITSVADWTVGEGYGSIRRKDMDRMATISADVASGLNSNAVLAQVRTTLADFEQTLPPGYSMRYTGQNQDQEEAADFLGAAFLIALALIAFILISQFNSVVKPVIILTSVIMSTAGVLFGLVFFQMPFGIIMTGVGVISLAGIVVNNAIVLIDYVDILRERDGMDRREALVQGGKTRLRPVLLTAITTALGLVPLAVGLNFDFIGLYTALRPELYWGGEQAAWWGPMAIAVIAGILFATFLTLVLVPVMYSLVDDFSRFFRRHYVATPEAAPEGEGPTSRSSPERAPEREPEPVGAFRTGLRPGTA; encoded by the coding sequence ATGAGTCAGAACGGGAAGGGGAGCCAGCAGCGGCAGCCGGACACCCACAAGGAATTCGGGTTGACCAGCTACGCCGTGGAACACCGGACGAGCGTCTTCATGCTCTTCCTGATCGTGGCCATCGCGGGAATCATGTCCTACCGCTCGATCCCGAAGGAGTCATTTCCGGAGATCGAGATCCCCATGATCGCCATCAACACCATCTACCCTGGTGTCTCGCCGGCGGACATGGAGACGCTGGTGACGCGGCCGCTGGAAGAGGAGTTGAACACGATCTCCGACATCGAGGATCTCACTTCGACGTCGGTGGAGGGCTATTCCAGCATCATCGCCGAGTTCCAGACGGATGTGAACCTGGACGATGCCCTGGCCAAGGTGCGCGAGAAGGTCGATCTGGCCAAAGCGGACCTGCCGGCGGACGCTGAAGAGCCGTCCATCATCGAGTTCAACTTCTCGGAAGTGCCGGTGATGCAGGTGAACCTCTCCGGCGAGTACGGGCTCGTCCGCCTCAAGGAGATTGCTGAGGACCTGCAAGACGAGCTGGAGCAGCTTCCGCTGGTGCTGCGCGCCGATGTGCGTGGCGGCCTGGAGCGGGAGGTAAAGGTCGAGGTCGACCTGACCAAGCTCCAGTACTACAACCTGACCTTCAACGACGTGGTCGATGCGATCCGCTGGGAGAACGTCAATATCCCGGGAGGCGCGATCGATGTCGGTGATCGCAAGTATCTGGTGCGCGTCGACGGTGAATTCGACGATCCCGCCCAGATCGCGGACCTGGTCGTCACTACCGTGGGCGGGCGACCGATCTATGTCCGTGACGTGGCCACCGTGGACTTCGGCTTTGCCGAGCGGGAATCGTTCGCTCGTCTCGACGGCAATCCGGTGGTCACGCTCGATGTGATCAAGCGGTCCGGAGTCAATATCATCGAGACCTCGGAGAGCGTCCGTGAGGTCATCGCGGAGATGGAGCCCGGGCTTCCGCCGACCACGGTGATCAAGATCACCTCCGACATGTCGCAAGACATCCACGAAATGGTGAGCAGCCTGGAGAACAACATCATCTCCGGCCTCATTCTCATCGTGGGCGTGCTGCTCTTCTTCCTGGGACTCAGGACCTCGCTCTTCGTGGCCGTGTCGATCCCGACCTCGATGCTGCTGTCTTTCCTGATTCTGAAGCTGGTCGGCGTGACCATGAACATGGTGGTCCTGTTCTCGCTCATCCTGGCCCTGGGGATGCTCGTCGACAACGCCATCGTGGTGGTGGAGAACATCTACCGGTACGTGACCGAAGGGTGGGACAAGAAGGAAGCGGCCAAGAAGGCGACGGGGGAGGTGGCTGTCCCGGTCATCGCATCCACGGCGACCACGCTGGCGGCGTTCGGGCCCATGATGTTCTGGCCCGGCATGACGGGCGAGTTCATGAAGTTTCTCCCGTTGACGCTCATCGTAACGCTGAGTAGCTCGCTGTTCGTGGCCCTGGTGATCGTGCCGACGCTGTGCGCCGTCTATCTGCGCCTGGACGACGAGCCGCGCGCGCCCATGACACGCGAAGCGCGTTTCACTATCGTGGCGGCTCTGGTGCTGAGCGGCCTCGTCATCGCAGCCATGAATCCGCTGACGGCCGTGCTGCTGGCTGCGACCGGTGTCGGGCTCTATCTCGTGCACACCCGTCTGCTGGACAGCGTGGGGCAGTGGTTCCAGTTCACGGCCCTGCCGCGCATCGCCGATCGCTACGAATCGGCGCTGCGCTGGTCCCTGGATCACCGGCTGCGCATGCTGTTCTCGGCCGCCGGGGTACTGGTCCTGTCGTTCGTAGTCTTCGGGATGTTCAACAGCGGTGTGGAGTTCTTCCCGGAAGACATCCCGCCTGCGCAGATCACGGTGAACATGGAAGCGCCCGTGGGCACGCTGGCGGAGTCGACGGACGAGATCGCGCAGCGCATCGAGCGACAGCTGCCGGGTGTGGCGGGCTTGATGGACGACGTGGAGTCCATCGTCACGACCACGGGGAGCGGGGGTGGCGGTGGGAATCCGATGGGTGGAGGGCCGGGTGGGCCCAATGCATCCCGTGTGACCATGAGCTTCGTGGACTTCGAGGAGCGCAAGCACGACGGATTCGAGCTGTTGGCGACGATGCAGTCCGAGCTCGGACGGGATGTGGCGGGCGCGGAGATCTCCGTGGAGGCGCCACAGGATGGCGCCCCGCAATCGGGCCCTCCGGTCAACGTCGAGTTGATCGGGGAGGAGCCCGCGCGCCTGAAGGAGCTGTCGGACGAGGTGCTGCGCATCCTCCGCAATGCGCCGGTCTACCCGAAGCTGGTGGCCCTGGAAAGCGATCTGGACGAGGCCCGCCCCGAGCTGTCCTTGGCCGTGGACCGGGAGAAGGCCGGGCTCTACGGGCTCACCACGTTCGACGTCGCCAACGCGGTACGGGGCGCGGTGCAGGGGATCGAGGCCGCCAAGTACCGGACCGGCAACGATGAATACGACATCGTGGTGCGGCTGGCGCCCGAGTACCGTGACCAGCTGAACTCGCTCGACGACCTGACGATCATGGCGGACGGCAAGCAGGTGCCGATCACGTCTGTGGCCGATTGGACCGTGGGCGAGGGGTACGGGTCCATCCGACGCAAGGACATGGACCGCATGGCCACCATTTCGGCCGATGTGGCTTCGGGCCTGAACTCGAACGCCGTGCTCGCGCAGGTTCGCACGACCCTCGCCGACTTCGAACAGACGCTCCCGCCAGGCTACTCGATGCGGTACACGGGGCAGAACCAGGATCAAGAGGAGGCGGCGGACTTCCTGGGTGCGGCGTTCCTCATCGCCCTGGCCCTCATCGCCTTCATTCTGATCTCGCAGTTCAACTCCGTGGTCAAGCCGGTGATCATCCTGACGTCGGTCATCATGTCGACGGCGGGTGTGCTGTTCGGGTTGGTGTTCTTCCAGATGCCCTTCGGGATCATCATGACCGGCGTTGGCGTGATCTCCCTGGCGGGAATCGTGGTCAACAACGCCATCGTGTTGATCGACTATGTGGACATCCTGCGGGAGCGGGATGGGATGGACCGACGGGAAGCGCTGGTTCAAGGGGGCAAGACGCGCCTGCGGCCGGTGCTGCTGACGGCGATTACCACGGCGCTGGGCCTGGTGCCGCTTGCCGTCGGCCTGAACTTCGACTTCATCGGCCTCTACACGGCCCTGCGCCCCGAGCTCTACTGGGGCGGTGAGCAGGCGGCGTGGTGGGGCCCCATGGCCATCGCCGTCATCGCGGGCATCCTGTTCGCGACGTTCCTGACGCTGGTGCTGGTGCCCGTGATGTATTCGCTGGTGGACGACTTCTCCAGGTTCTTCCGCCGCCACTACGTGGCGACCCCGGAGGCTGCGCCGGAAGGGGAGGGACCGACCAGCCGCTCCAGCCCGGAGCGGGCGCCGGAGCGGGAGCCCGAGCCGGTGGGAGCGTTCCGAACGGGCCTGAGGCCCGGGACCGCCTGA
- a CDS encoding DUF3575 domain-containing protein: MLHLRSLLASIAVCGILCSVGPQLVDAQVHRTQVSANPFLLLAEWYNLELEHSVTKASSLALSASRLDVSDDRYSSLSLEYRYYPSGEALRGFHFGPRLGLFVVDDTTDDDAAGGFGFEVGYNWLLGERDNVLIGLGVGVNRLFGEDRADGGLLPSVRLLNIGWAF; this comes from the coding sequence ATGCTCCATCTTCGTTCGCTGCTGGCCTCGATCGCGGTGTGCGGCATCCTCTGTTCGGTGGGGCCGCAGCTCGTGGACGCTCAGGTCCACCGCACACAGGTCTCGGCCAATCCGTTTCTGCTGCTGGCCGAGTGGTACAACCTGGAGCTCGAGCACTCGGTGACGAAGGCCAGCTCTTTGGCGCTGTCCGCGTCGCGCCTCGACGTGAGCGATGACCGCTACTCGAGCCTGAGCCTCGAGTACCGATACTACCCGTCCGGCGAAGCTCTACGTGGCTTTCACTTCGGCCCCCGGCTCGGCCTCTTCGTCGTCGATGACACCACGGACGACGACGCGGCCGGTGGGTTCGGCTTCGAGGTGGGGTACAACTGGCTCCTGGGCGAGCGCGACAACGTGCTCATCGGCCTCGGGGTAGGCGTGAACCGCCTTTTCGGGGAAGACCGCGCCGATGGCGGCTTGCTGCCCAGTGTTCGCCTGCTGAACATCGGCTGGGCCTTCTAG
- a CDS encoding glycosyltransferase family 4 protein — translation MRIGIDIRTVAASAGQQRYLWRLATWLADRGETVEVLSLKSSAEGVVPHPNRTVHDLRGLSGRALRTQVRALGLDVFFANPERARAYAGLPMHVLRPGYGTRQGVQNLRSIRNPLLRASYALARQTPWEISKRRTERAWYRQRSPVPHVVAISEVMAQAIQADYGIAERQIHRIHNGVDLAEFSPERRRADRDRERARFGISADAFCVLFVGHNFRRKGLPELISALSRLGPDAENLVLLVAGRGTGEAQRRHLRSWVERAELVEQVVVAGDVVPVTRAYAAADALVFPSWHDAFGFVVLEAMACGLPVVTTRWAGAHEVVRPGEDGFVLEAPDDLEHLCEALRVLQDPRVCARMGIAARQQAEQFGEAANFAAVHRVIRTAGQSLE, via the coding sequence ATGAGGATCGGGATCGACATCCGCACCGTGGCGGCGTCCGCAGGACAACAGCGCTACCTGTGGCGCCTGGCCACCTGGCTTGCCGATCGAGGGGAGACGGTGGAGGTGCTCTCGCTGAAGAGCAGCGCCGAGGGGGTGGTGCCGCACCCGAATCGCACCGTACACGACCTCCGCGGCCTGTCCGGGCGCGCGTTGCGAACGCAGGTGCGCGCGCTCGGGCTCGATGTATTCTTCGCGAACCCGGAGCGGGCGCGTGCGTATGCGGGTCTGCCCATGCACGTGCTCCGGCCCGGATACGGCACCCGGCAGGGCGTGCAGAACCTGCGTTCGATCCGGAACCCGCTTCTGCGCGCCAGCTATGCGCTGGCACGCCAGACGCCCTGGGAGATCTCCAAGCGCCGGACGGAGCGCGCTTGGTACCGGCAGCGCTCGCCTGTGCCCCACGTGGTCGCGATCTCCGAGGTCATGGCCCAGGCCATTCAGGCCGACTACGGGATCGCCGAGCGACAGATCCACCGGATCCACAACGGCGTGGACCTCGCAGAGTTCTCCCCCGAGCGGCGCCGGGCCGATCGAGATCGGGAGCGCGCCCGCTTCGGGATCTCCGCCGATGCGTTCTGTGTGCTGTTCGTCGGGCACAACTTCCGCCGAAAAGGACTCCCCGAGCTGATCTCGGCGCTGAGCCGCCTGGGTCCGGATGCGGAGAACCTCGTGCTGCTGGTCGCCGGCCGGGGGACCGGAGAAGCACAACGCCGGCACCTGCGCTCCTGGGTGGAGCGTGCGGAGCTCGTGGAGCAGGTGGTGGTGGCGGGCGACGTCGTGCCGGTGACCCGCGCCTATGCCGCGGCGGATGCCCTGGTGTTTCCCAGCTGGCACGACGCCTTCGGGTTCGTGGTGCTGGAAGCGATGGCCTGCGGACTTCCTGTGGTGACGACCCGCTGGGCCGGAGCGCACGAGGTGGTGCGTCCGGGGGAGGATGGCTTCGTTCTGGAGGCCCCCGACGACCTGGAGCACCTCTGCGAGGCGTTGCGCGTGCTTCAGGACCCGCGGGTGTGTGCGCGTATGGGAATCGCTGCCCGGCAACAGGCCGAGCAGTTCGGGGAGGCCGCCAACTTCGCCGCCGTGCACCGGGTGATCCGGACTGCGGGCCAGTCGCTGGAGTAG